In one window of Gudongella oleilytica DNA:
- a CDS encoding FAD-binding protein produces the protein MYDIAIVGAGPAGSSLASLIGNKYKVALIDRREAEENSIQFREGKCCGGLLAPDAQRIIASSGLVVPQSIFVGPQLFAVRAIDFDNGLENMYQRFYLNIDRKEFDKWLLRRASVVCDIKLGTLVRDIHRVDNGYELICSSVTGEEKIRARIIVGADGAASIIRSRIFGALAKIKKYAAIQDWYEADFEMPYYTAIFDKEVTDFYSWIIPKEGKLLIGSALAIKDKPKERFLILKDKMRSKGFDLGKKIKSEGTLINRPSNPGETIFGRDGVLLIGEAAGAISPSSAEGISYALRTAELAYESIAEGFTGCAERYSRRAWKIKLNILLKNIKSPGMYDPLIRKAVIKSGVISIK, from the coding sequence ATGTATGACATTGCGATAGTTGGAGCAGGTCCGGCGGGATCGTCGCTTGCTTCGCTTATTGGGAACAAATATAAGGTTGCACTCATAGACAGAAGAGAGGCTGAAGAAAACAGCATTCAATTCAGGGAAGGGAAATGCTGCGGAGGCTTGCTGGCACCTGATGCCCAAAGGATTATAGCAAGCTCGGGGCTCGTGGTACCACAAAGTATATTCGTAGGACCACAATTGTTTGCAGTCAGGGCTATAGATTTCGACAATGGTCTCGAGAACATGTATCAAAGATTTTATTTGAATATTGACAGGAAAGAGTTTGACAAATGGCTATTAAGGAGAGCGTCCGTAGTATGTGATATAAAGCTTGGCACACTGGTCAGAGATATCCATAGAGTTGATAATGGATATGAGTTGATATGTTCTTCAGTGACAGGGGAGGAAAAGATAAGGGCAAGGATTATAGTGGGTGCCGATGGAGCTGCGTCTATAATACGATCAAGAATATTTGGTGCTTTGGCAAAAATAAAAAAATACGCAGCCATACAGGATTGGTACGAGGCTGACTTCGAAATGCCTTATTACACAGCAATTTTTGACAAAGAAGTAACCGATTTCTATTCCTGGATAATACCTAAGGAAGGAAAACTTCTCATAGGATCCGCTCTGGCAATTAAAGACAAGCCAAAGGAAAGGTTTTTGATACTCAAGGACAAGATGAGATCAAAGGGATTTGACCTGGGAAAGAAAATAAAGTCAGAGGGAACACTGATCAACAGGCCTTCAAATCCGGGAGAGACTATATTTGGAAGGGATGGGGTATTGCTAATAGGTGAAGCTGCAGGCGCCATAAGCCCGAGCTCGGCAGAGGGTATAAGCTATGCCCTAAGAACTGCAGAACTGGCGTATGAGAGTATCGCTGAGGGATTTACCGGGTGTGCTGAAAGGTATTCCAGGAGAGCCTGGAAAATAAAACTCAACATCTTACTCAAAAATATTAAGTCCCCAGGGATGTATGATCCACTTATAAGGAAAGCTGTAATAAAATCAGGGGTAATCAGCATAAAATAG
- a CDS encoding OsmC family protein — protein sequence MAKTKLKANIVGNMGWEMDINGHHFITDADIETGGNDLGPRPKTMLLAGLIGCTGIDVKMILNKMNVFPDDIHIEVEAESSEDHPKIYTDIHLTYIFKGKGLPMDRLERAVFLSQEKYCGVTAMLKKSSNITHAIKIEE from the coding sequence TTGGCAAAAACCAAATTAAAGGCAAATATCGTTGGAAATATGGGCTGGGAGATGGATATAAACGGGCATCACTTCATAACTGATGCAGATATTGAAACTGGAGGAAACGATCTTGGACCGAGACCTAAAACAATGCTTCTGGCGGGACTTATAGGCTGCACTGGGATTGACGTCAAAATGATCCTCAATAAAATGAATGTTTTCCCAGATGATATTCATATCGAGGTGGAGGCTGAAAGCTCTGAGGATCACCCTAAAATCTATACGGATATACACCTGACCTATATATTCAAGGGCAAGGGACTTCCAATGGACAGACTTGAAAGAGCAGTATTCCTTTCACAGGAAAAATATTGCGGTGTAACGGCAATGCTCAAGAAATCTTCAAACATAACGCATGCAATCAAAATAGAAGAATAG
- a CDS encoding M20 metallopeptidase family protein gives MALEKELLDRASKLQNEIVDNRRELHRNPELGMKLPNTVDFVQKKLLEMGISSSVVGGGVVANIGDPNKGKTILLRGDMDALPIKEETGLTFASENEAMHACGHDVHTSTLLGAAKLLKEIEGELKGNVKLMFQAGEEVLTGAKTMIEEGVLDDPKVDSAMMIHVFSGIEAEHGKLLIPREGAASMAPDQFHIYIKGKGGHGAMPHTTVDPLNIAAQTHLALSELVSREIKPGEKALCVIGQMSGGLAANVIPDTATISGVIRTMDPKTREFMKNRLVEIAKGTAAVFRGSAEVEYTIQCPSVINDKAMRDQAISFGKELFGEDGVLQLDPYMDDGMLSGSEDFGFISEKVPSFMVILSMGSPSKGYPFSHHHPKTDFDEDQFFKGAAYYAYFAKRWLEENN, from the coding sequence ATGGCATTAGAGAAAGAATTGCTTGACAGAGCTTCAAAGCTCCAAAATGAAATCGTGGACAACAGGAGAGAATTGCACAGGAATCCTGAGCTTGGTATGAAGCTGCCAAATACAGTGGATTTTGTCCAGAAAAAGCTTCTGGAAATGGGAATATCCTCATCAGTAGTTGGAGGAGGAGTAGTAGCAAATATCGGGGATCCAAACAAAGGAAAGACAATTTTATTAAGAGGAGATATGGATGCTCTACCGATAAAAGAAGAAACAGGATTGACATTTGCATCAGAAAATGAAGCGATGCATGCCTGTGGGCACGACGTACACACAAGTACTCTCCTTGGTGCTGCAAAGCTGTTAAAGGAAATAGAGGGTGAGCTTAAGGGCAATGTGAAGCTTATGTTCCAGGCAGGGGAGGAAGTCCTGACAGGTGCGAAGACTATGATAGAAGAAGGCGTCCTTGATGATCCAAAGGTGGATTCTGCAATGATGATCCACGTATTTTCCGGCATAGAGGCTGAGCATGGTAAGCTTCTAATACCAAGGGAAGGCGCTGCTTCAATGGCTCCGGACCAGTTCCATATATATATAAAAGGCAAGGGCGGACATGGCGCCATGCCCCATACAACCGTAGATCCACTAAATATAGCTGCACAGACCCATCTTGCACTGTCGGAGCTGGTCAGCAGAGAGATAAAGCCTGGAGAGAAAGCACTCTGCGTTATAGGACAGATGTCCGGTGGCCTTGCTGCTAATGTCATTCCAGATACAGCAACGATTTCTGGAGTGATCAGAACTATGGATCCTAAAACCAGGGAGTTCATGAAGAACAGACTGGTTGAGATTGCCAAGGGTACTGCGGCCGTTTTTAGAGGCTCTGCTGAGGTTGAGTATACGATACAGTGTCCTTCAGTGATCAATGACAAGGCAATGAGAGATCAAGCTATATCCTTTGGCAAAGAGCTGTTTGGAGAGGATGGAGTACTACAGTTGGATCCATATATGGATGACGGTATGCTGAGTGGATCAGAGGATTTTGGATTCATTAGTGAAAAAGTCCCGTCATTCATGGTTATACTATCTATGGGCAGCCCGTCAAAGGGATATCCATTTTCTCACCACCATCCAAAGACGGACTTTGATGAAGATCAGTTTTTCAAGGGTGCAGCGTATTATGCATATTTTGCAAAAAGATGGCTTGAAGAGAATAATTAG
- a CDS encoding HD domain-containing protein — MNERLIKDIEFIVELDRMKTILRQTSLIGEDKREDDAQHSWHIAVMTMVLSEYSNEEFDVNRAIKMLLIHDLVELYAGDTFCYDAAANLDKRDRELQAADRIFGMLGEEKGGFFRSLWDEFEEMETPEARFAASMDRLQPMLNNYYNGGGTWRKFGVAQEDVFKRISPLKGTSDQLWQFVENMLEDAYNRGLITKR, encoded by the coding sequence GTGAATGAACGTTTAATAAAGGACATAGAATTCATAGTTGAACTGGACAGGATGAAGACCATATTGCGGCAAACAAGTCTAATAGGAGAGGACAAAAGAGAGGACGATGCACAGCACTCGTGGCACATAGCCGTAATGACGATGGTGCTTTCTGAGTATTCAAATGAGGAATTTGACGTCAACAGAGCAATCAAGATGCTTTTGATCCATGACCTTGTAGAGCTTTATGCAGGAGATACCTTCTGCTACGATGCAGCAGCCAACCTGGACAAGAGAGATAGGGAGCTGCAGGCAGCAGACAGGATATTCGGTATGCTGGGCGAAGAAAAGGGCGGTTTTTTCAGGTCGCTCTGGGATGAATTCGAAGAGATGGAAACTCCGGAGGCAAGGTTTGCAGCTTCTATGGACAGGCTTCAGCCTATGCTGAACAACTACTATAATGGCGGGGGAACCTGGAGAAAGTTCGGAGTAGCTCAGGAGGATGTATTCAAAAGAATAAGCCCCTTGAAAGGGACTTCAGATCAGCTTTGGCAATTCGTTGAGAACATGCTTGAGGATGCCTATAATAGAGGACTTATAACAAAAAGGTAA
- a CDS encoding ABC transporter substrate-binding protein: protein MRKRGFLKAIAIITLVAMMGGCTAGGASEEEKIVIGINQLVEHPALDDAREGFIQGLEELGVEAEIVYQNAQGDIPTSLSIAQKFVSDKVDLIYAIATPAAQSSKQATSEIPVLFSAVTDPVASGLISSMESPGGNVTGTSDATPMKEQLSMFKKLDPSIKKIGILFNTSESNSEIQVARAKEFAGELGLEIVEMGIANINDIPQAMDSLVKDIDGFYAITDNMVASSMAVVAEKLNSNGIISVGAEGSFVEGGLLVTDGVSYFELGRQTAAMAKAILIDGKSPSEIPAEKSKGTTSVFNKSTMEALGVDPSNEVFEGAEEVGQ from the coding sequence ATGAGAAAAAGAGGTTTTTTGAAGGCAATCGCAATTATTACTTTGGTGGCAATGATGGGAGGATGTACAGCAGGAGGAGCATCGGAGGAAGAAAAGATTGTAATTGGGATCAACCAGCTTGTTGAGCACCCAGCTCTTGATGACGCAAGGGAAGGTTTTATCCAAGGGTTGGAGGAACTGGGAGTAGAGGCAGAAATCGTATACCAAAATGCTCAGGGTGATATACCTACTTCACTTTCCATAGCACAAAAATTTGTATCCGATAAGGTAGATCTGATCTATGCAATAGCTACACCTGCTGCTCAAAGTTCCAAGCAGGCAACCTCAGAAATCCCTGTATTATTCAGCGCAGTAACAGATCCCGTAGCTTCAGGACTAATTTCATCAATGGAAAGTCCCGGTGGAAACGTCACTGGAACAAGCGATGCAACTCCCATGAAGGAACAGCTTTCTATGTTCAAGAAGCTTGATCCCTCTATAAAAAAGATCGGGATCCTCTTTAACACCAGCGAGAGCAATTCTGAGATCCAGGTCGCAAGAGCAAAGGAGTTTGCAGGTGAGTTAGGTCTGGAGATCGTTGAAATGGGGATAGCAAATATAAACGACATACCTCAGGCAATGGATTCACTCGTCAAGGATATCGACGGCTTCTATGCGATCACCGATAATATGGTTGCTTCATCCATGGCTGTTGTTGCCGAAAAGCTTAACTCCAATGGAATAATCTCTGTAGGTGCTGAAGGCTCCTTCGTTGAGGGTGGGTTGTTGGTAACTGACGGTGTTAGCTACTTTGAGTTGGGCAGACAGACTGCGGCAATGGCTAAGGCCATACTCATAGACGGCAAGTCACCCTCAGAAATCCCGGCAGAAAAATCTAAAGGCACAACCTCAGTATTCAATAAATCTACTATGGAAGCTTTAGGTGTAGATCCCTCAAACGAGGTTTTCGAAGGTGCAGAAGAAGTAGGACAATAA
- a CDS encoding sensor domain-containing diguanylate cyclase produces MFKNMFQTFRLMDQVRKKYLGIALAIFILFSLAFASIFINQIEDIDKIHAENTRDQIIEIKKDFMKDTVNNTIGYIEELKIFNEDRFIKRIDRLKLFIYDHSEEYRIEHIKDYLQNVGINEDLLIVIKDPSGFTIYESSTSIDHRQGILKGEYFISEEVEFMGYKIFLGALDSSVRKLVEETLRNRLYTDVYFEDSYIWVNEVINYEGGDGYGRRLIHPNLRDTEGTLLSTDMEDIAGGKPYLEELEGIKKNGELFSTYYFKKLTTDTIEKKLTFAKLYEEYDWIVAMGIYYDNIEEYIARSAEASKEERENALKLMSFVGLALILSGTAIFLWAENKYYDASTQPLKTEVETDLLTGAGSRRAALKAISKGFESFKEKGGVYNIFVMDLDDFKQVNDTYGHEAGDSVLVRVVESIRKVIRDEDGFYRWGGEEFILFTKGIAPENLDQFMDKILKAVEGSICSNKNMKLNTTVSIGATIFLGSDESYNDAVRRADDGLYQSKRNGKNRGTIVM; encoded by the coding sequence ATGTTTAAAAATATGTTTCAAACCTTCAGGCTTATGGACCAGGTAAGAAAGAAATACCTGGGCATTGCCTTGGCCATTTTTATTTTATTTTCACTCGCCTTTGCATCGATATTCATAAACCAAATTGAAGATATCGATAAGATCCATGCAGAAAACACTAGAGACCAGATCATAGAGATCAAAAAAGATTTTATGAAAGATACAGTAAATAACACCATAGGCTATATCGAAGAGCTGAAAATATTTAATGAGGATAGGTTTATTAAAAGAATAGATCGACTAAAATTATTTATTTATGACCACTCAGAAGAATACAGGATTGAACATATCAAAGACTATCTTCAAAACGTCGGTATCAATGAAGATTTGCTTATAGTTATTAAGGACCCATCTGGCTTTACGATCTATGAAAGCTCAACTTCCATAGATCACAGGCAAGGAATTCTGAAGGGAGAATATTTCATATCAGAAGAAGTGGAATTCATGGGATATAAGATATTTTTAGGTGCTTTAGACAGCAGTGTTAGGAAGCTTGTTGAAGAGACTCTAAGAAACAGATTATATACCGATGTATATTTTGAGGATTCGTACATATGGGTGAATGAGGTCATCAACTACGAGGGTGGAGACGGGTATGGCAGAAGACTTATACATCCTAATCTCAGGGACACAGAAGGCACTCTGCTTTCAACAGATATGGAGGATATAGCAGGCGGCAAGCCTTATTTGGAGGAGCTTGAAGGAATAAAAAAGAATGGAGAGTTATTCTCCACATATTATTTCAAAAAACTTACAACTGATACAATTGAAAAAAAACTGACCTTTGCCAAGCTGTATGAGGAATACGACTGGATAGTAGCCATGGGAATATATTATGACAACATTGAGGAGTATATTGCCAGATCTGCTGAAGCTTCCAAAGAGGAAAGAGAGAATGCTTTGAAGCTTATGAGTTTTGTAGGGCTGGCCTTGATATTGTCGGGAACCGCAATATTCCTGTGGGCTGAAAATAAGTACTATGACGCATCTACCCAACCACTCAAGACAGAGGTAGAGACCGATCTGTTGACTGGTGCTGGGAGCAGAAGAGCTGCTCTGAAGGCTATTTCAAAGGGATTTGAGAGCTTCAAGGAAAAGGGCGGAGTATATAATATATTCGTAATGGACCTTGATGATTTCAAACAAGTCAATGACACATATGGACATGAAGCTGGAGACAGTGTCCTTGTTCGAGTGGTTGAGAGTATCAGAAAAGTTATCCGGGATGAGGACGGATTTTACAGATGGGGAGGAGAAGAGTTTATTCTCTTTACCAAGGGAATAGCACCGGAAAACTTAGACCAGTTTATGGATAAGATTCTCAAAGCTGTAGAGGGATCTATCTGCAGTAATAAAAATATGAAGCTGAACACGACAGTATCGATCGGCGCCACTATTTTTTTGGGGTCTGACGAAAGCTATAACGATGCTGTCAGAAGAGCTGATGATGGGTTGTATCAGTCCAAGAGAAACGGTAAAAATAGAGGAACTATAGTTATGTAA
- a CDS encoding M48 family metallopeptidase produces MDKKLITAAVFLIIFLIIFAGAMIFAEYLNIQSLRQDYPDLDEAAYSYRMDAFRLWAIRLPLSYIVPMVFLFSGFSQKIFQITSRGRGMFLSGLLFGLAYLGIVYFINLPFNFYGSFILRHRYGLTDQTILRWIELSAKGFLVNNGLIAVFLWVPYGLIQRYPETWWWRGGLLMIPVIIFMVFITPLVIDPFFSRYTPIPDGSLKSGIQEILHKGGVSDADIFVVDKSRDTKTMNAYMTGILSSRRIVLWDTTINNLSEREVISITAHEMGHYVKNHIWKGIALGIAGTFLILFLIYLSSGWIIKASGGAFGFTKLHSYASLPLLLLLLNLFNWLGQPAVNGVSRVFEREADLYEISMTRDRESAVTAMEKLYETSLGVPRPSGFYEFWYHTHPSLEDRIRFYMTEELEEIAKGGQ; encoded by the coding sequence ATGGACAAGAAACTAATAACTGCAGCTGTATTCTTAATTATATTCTTAATAATATTTGCAGGGGCAATGATTTTTGCCGAGTACCTGAATATCCAGTCTCTAAGGCAGGATTATCCTGATCTTGATGAAGCGGCTTACAGCTATAGAATGGACGCATTCAGATTATGGGCAATAAGGCTCCCGTTATCCTATATTGTTCCTATGGTTTTCCTGTTCTCCGGATTTTCTCAAAAAATTTTCCAAATAACCAGTCGTGGAAGGGGAATGTTTTTATCGGGACTTTTATTTGGGCTGGCTTATTTGGGCATTGTTTATTTTATCAATTTGCCATTTAACTTTTATGGATCATTTATCCTGAGACATAGATACGGACTTACAGATCAGACTATACTAAGATGGATCGAGCTTAGCGCAAAGGGATTTCTTGTGAACAATGGCTTGATAGCAGTATTTCTATGGGTTCCATACGGCCTTATTCAACGGTATCCTGAAACCTGGTGGTGGAGGGGAGGCCTGTTGATGATACCTGTGATAATATTTATGGTATTCATCACTCCTCTTGTAATAGATCCATTTTTCAGCAGATATACACCTATCCCTGATGGATCTCTCAAGAGCGGGATCCAGGAGATCCTTCATAAAGGAGGTGTTTCGGATGCAGATATTTTTGTCGTCGATAAAAGCAGGGACACCAAGACGATGAATGCCTATATGACCGGGATTCTTTCCTCAAGAAGGATCGTACTTTGGGATACTACTATAAACAATCTTAGTGAGAGAGAGGTAATCAGCATAACAGCACATGAGATGGGACACTATGTAAAAAATCATATATGGAAGGGGATAGCACTTGGAATAGCAGGCACGTTCCTGATCCTATTTCTTATATATCTCTCCTCAGGCTGGATAATAAAGGCTTCGGGAGGAGCCTTTGGATTTACAAAGCTTCATAGCTACGCATCTCTTCCATTGCTGCTTCTACTTCTTAATCTTTTTAACTGGCTGGGCCAGCCTGCTGTAAATGGAGTTTCAAGGGTGTTCGAGAGAGAGGCTGATCTCTATGAAATATCTATGACAAGAGACAGGGAATCAGCTGTGACCGCTATGGAGAAGCTGTATGAAACAAGTCTTGGAGTTCCGAGACCATCAGGATTTTACGAGTTCTGGTACCATACCCATCCTTCTCTGGAGGACAGGATTCGATTCTATATGACGGAGGAGCTTGAAGAAATAGCAAAAGGAGGCCAATGA
- a CDS encoding LiaF transmembrane domain-containing protein, which produces MKGRYFVGILLILIGTGFLGDQLGYLDFGDIISTYWPVIIIIAGLAGLFDRGSSKLGSLIVISIGVIFQLSRLDMITRDVFKYFFPVVLILIGGNLIFSKGAVSSKSGANSENWNKNRTNEDFVDHTVLMSGIENINTSQSFKGGKLTAIMGGIELDLRDANMEGTQCYIEATAIAGGVEIHVPRHWRVEAQGTPVLGAFTNKAVGPVDPTAPLLIVKGTAIMGGVEIN; this is translated from the coding sequence ATGAAAGGCAGATATTTTGTTGGTATTTTACTAATATTGATTGGAACAGGATTTCTTGGGGATCAGCTGGGGTACCTGGACTTTGGCGACATCATAAGCACGTACTGGCCGGTAATTATAATCATTGCTGGTTTAGCGGGGCTTTTTGACAGGGGTTCTTCGAAGCTTGGAAGCCTTATAGTAATTTCAATAGGAGTAATTTTTCAATTAAGCAGGCTGGATATGATAACCAGGGATGTATTCAAGTATTTCTTCCCGGTTGTATTGATTCTGATAGGAGGGAACTTAATTTTCTCCAAGGGAGCAGTGTCCAGTAAAAGTGGCGCAAACTCAGAGAATTGGAACAAAAACCGGACTAACGAAGATTTTGTGGATCACACCGTATTGATGTCCGGAATAGAGAACATCAATACATCCCAAAGCTTCAAGGGAGGGAAGCTCACTGCAATTATGGGTGGAATTGAGCTTGATCTAAGAGATGCAAATATGGAGGGAACTCAGTGCTATATCGAGGCCACAGCCATAGCAGGAGGGGTAGAGATCCATGTACCCAGGCATTGGAGGGTAGAGGCACAAGGCACACCTGTCCTGGGAGCCTTCACCAATAAAGCCGTGGGACCTGTAGACCCGACAGCTCCATTGCTTATCGTCAAGGGGACTGCAATAATGGGCGGAGTGGAGATAAATTAA
- a CDS encoding ABC transporter ATP-binding protein, translating to MLEIRNLWKSFNTDTEFEIPIFRGFNISIDDKSLTAVIGANGCGKSTLLNLISGSLRADDGEILLKGYNIASLPEEERALHIGKVHQNPTMGVAPSLTILENLSLASKKGEPFGLRRLIRSERLDIFVSLLKDLGLGLEDKLNTQVKFLSGGQRQSLSLVMAAMKHPDLMLLDEHTAALDPKTSQVVMEKTRELLDKYHITTIMVSHHIGDAIKYSQRVVMLDKGKIVLDKPSCDTSEEELLTIYQSKIHEKIIA from the coding sequence TTGCTGGAAATAAGAAACCTTTGGAAGAGTTTTAATACAGATACTGAATTTGAAATACCGATTTTCAGGGGCTTCAATATCTCAATTGATGATAAATCCCTGACTGCGGTCATTGGGGCAAACGGATGTGGAAAAAGCACTCTTTTAAACCTCATAAGCGGAAGCTTGCGTGCTGATGATGGAGAAATACTTCTGAAAGGATACAACATAGCTTCGCTGCCTGAGGAAGAAAGAGCACTTCATATTGGAAAAGTCCACCAAAATCCAACCATGGGTGTAGCGCCAAGTCTTACCATACTCGAAAACCTTTCATTAGCAAGCAAAAAGGGCGAACCCTTCGGCCTTAGAAGATTGATTCGAAGTGAGCGGCTTGATATTTTCGTGTCCCTTCTAAAGGATCTTGGCCTTGGTCTTGAGGATAAGCTGAACACTCAGGTGAAATTCCTCTCCGGAGGCCAGAGACAAAGCCTTTCACTTGTTATGGCAGCGATGAAGCACCCTGACCTCATGCTTCTTGACGAGCACACTGCTGCTCTTGATCCAAAGACCTCCCAGGTCGTAATGGAAAAGACTCGGGAGCTTCTTGATAAATATCATATAACAACTATAATGGTATCCCACCACATTGGGGATGCGATTAAATATTCCCAGAGAGTTGTTATGCTGGACAAAGGAAAAATCGTTCTGGACAAGCCAAGCTGCGACACTTCGGAGGAGGAGCTGCTTACGATTTACCAGTCAAAGATCCATGAAAAGATTATAGCCTGA
- a CDS encoding DNA polymerase IV, with the protein MSERIVFHIDVNSAYLSWEAVYRLQHGSPIDLRDVPSIVGGDQEKRHGIVLAKSIPAKKFGIITGETVHSAFEKCPELVMVPPCYPRYIRASDSMVELLGKYSPFIQRYSIDEVFLEYIDTERPFMEVATEMGRRIREELGFTVNIGIGPNKLLAKMASDFSKPDKIHTLFKEDIPEKLWPLPVEELFMVGSRTKKKLNGRGIFTIRQLAELDRDYIHSWLKKPGLLIWEYANGMESSPVRSGAVPLKSVGNSTTMPFDVETREEAHKVLLAISEMIGLRVRDLDMCGSVVSVSLKNHLFYHSSHQRKLNIPTDSTNAIYRVARSLFDEMWQGEPMRNFSISLSHLESNEFFQLSLLGSQNKKEQQLDDVIDRIRLKYGQRSIYRSCFLYSGIDPVIGGVIMEESYPMMSSYL; encoded by the coding sequence ATGTCGGAAAGGATAGTTTTTCACATAGACGTAAATTCCGCTTACCTTTCCTGGGAAGCCGTATACAGACTCCAGCACGGCTCTCCAATTGACCTTAGGGATGTTCCTTCCATAGTTGGAGGCGATCAGGAAAAGCGGCACGGGATAGTTCTTGCGAAGTCCATCCCCGCAAAAAAATTTGGGATAATAACCGGCGAAACCGTCCATTCAGCCTTTGAAAAATGTCCGGAGCTCGTTATGGTCCCTCCATGCTATCCACGCTACATAAGGGCCAGTGATTCCATGGTGGAGCTTTTAGGCAAATACTCACCCTTCATCCAAAGATATTCCATAGACGAGGTGTTCCTTGAGTACATTGATACTGAACGGCCATTCATGGAAGTGGCCACAGAGATGGGCAGAAGGATCCGGGAGGAGCTTGGATTTACCGTCAATATTGGCATAGGCCCAAATAAGCTGCTGGCTAAAATGGCCTCGGACTTTTCAAAGCCTGATAAGATACACACCCTTTTCAAGGAGGATATCCCTGAGAAGCTATGGCCTCTTCCCGTAGAGGAGCTTTTTATGGTAGGCTCAAGAACAAAGAAAAAACTCAATGGCAGAGGTATATTCACGATCAGGCAACTGGCGGAGCTTGACAGGGATTACATCCACTCCTGGCTTAAAAAGCCAGGTCTTCTGATTTGGGAATACGCCAACGGTATGGAATCCTCGCCTGTGAGAAGCGGAGCTGTTCCCTTAAAGTCAGTTGGGAACTCGACCACTATGCCCTTTGATGTGGAGACCAGGGAAGAAGCCCATAAGGTGCTTCTGGCGATATCGGAGATGATAGGTCTTAGAGTGAGAGACCTTGATATGTGTGGCAGTGTGGTATCGGTCTCGCTTAAAAACCACCTGTTCTATCATTCCTCACATCAGAGAAAGCTAAATATACCTACTGATTCGACCAATGCTATCTACAGAGTTGCCAGAAGTCTGTTCGACGAAATGTGGCAGGGAGAGCCTATGAGAAATTTCTCAATAAGCCTTTCTCACCTTGAATCCAACGAATTTTTTCAGCTGTCCTTGCTGGGCAGTCAAAACAAAAAGGAACAGCAGCTGGATGATGTTATAGACAGGATAAGGCTTAAATACGGACAAAGGTCCATCTACAGGTCATGTTTTCTCTATTCAGGCATCGATCCGGTTATAGGGGGTGTCATCATGGAGGAAAGCTATCCTATGATGTCCAGCTATTTATAG
- a CDS encoding ABC transporter permease yields MNELILTSLEQGLIFSVLAMGVVLTYKVLDIADLSVEGTFPLGAFVFARFVMGGANPLMSTLLAFAFGAGAGLVTALLFVKLKIRPLLSGILTMTMLYSFNLRLNGKANIPLFSSGTIYPEGYRLLVLIGAIILVKLVLDWFLKTETGYLLIATGDNESLVRSLGENSNKYKILGFMLSNGLVATSGAMMAQYQGFADITMGSSIIVVALASIIIGETLGKSSGKMSLTLRAIIGAMTYKLIGGVAIDMGLSPTDLKAISAIIVIAFISYNNFSSPVINSLKKRGGKTIAGNKKPLEEF; encoded by the coding sequence ATGAACGAACTTATACTGACCTCTCTCGAGCAGGGACTGATTTTCTCAGTCCTTGCAATGGGAGTGGTCCTCACCTATAAAGTACTCGATATTGCTGATCTGTCAGTGGAAGGCACCTTCCCCCTTGGTGCCTTCGTATTTGCACGGTTTGTTATGGGAGGAGCAAATCCCTTAATGTCAACTCTTTTGGCATTTGCCTTTGGAGCAGGAGCAGGTCTTGTTACAGCCTTGCTTTTCGTTAAGCTCAAGATCAGACCTCTTCTTTCAGGGATACTTACCATGACGATGCTATACTCCTTCAACCTGCGGCTGAATGGCAAGGCCAATATACCGCTCTTTAGCTCAGGTACGATATATCCCGAAGGCTACAGACTGCTGGTCCTTATTGGAGCTATCATATTGGTAAAGCTCGTTCTTGACTGGTTCCTCAAGACTGAAACAGGCTACCTTCTCATCGCTACCGGGGATAACGAATCTTTGGTTCGGTCCCTCGGAGAAAACAGCAATAAATACAAGATCCTTGGCTTTATGCTTTCAAACGGCCTCGTTGCAACAAGTGGTGCCATGATGGCCCAGTACCAGGGCTTTGCGGATATAACCATGGGAAGCTCAATAATCGTAGTGGCATTGGCATCGATCATTATCGGAGAAACTTTGGGAAAGAGCTCAGGAAAGATGAGTCTTACCCTTAGAGCAATTATCGGGGCAATGACCTACAAGCTTATAGGGGGCGTAGCTATAGATATGGGCTTAAGTCCCACTGACCTGAAAGCAATAAGTGCAATAATAGTAATAGCATTTATATCTTATAACAATTTTTCGTCACCGGTGATTAATAGTCTAAAAAAGCGGGGAGGTAAGACAATTGCTGGAAATAAGAAACCTTTGGAAGAGTTTTAA